One genomic segment of Thunnus albacares chromosome 18, fThuAlb1.1, whole genome shotgun sequence includes these proteins:
- the grin1a gene encoding glutamate receptor ionotropic, NMDA 1a isoform X6, with protein MRLFLLAVLFSCSCARAGCEPKIVNIGAVLSQKRYEQVFKDAVTQANQVYGRDKFKLTAISVTHKPNAIQMALSVCEDLISSQVYAILVSHPPQSNDHLTPTPVSYTAGFYRIPVVGLTTRMSIYSDKSIHLSFLRTVPPYSHQAHVWFDLMREFNWNHIILIVSDDHEGRAAQKRLETLLEERETKNKKRNYENLDQLSYDNKRGPKAEKVLQFSQETNLTALLLEAKELEARVIILSASEEDAAAVYKAARFLNMTGSGYVWLVGEREMSGKALSEAPDGLIGLQLINGKNESAHINDAVAVVAQSIQELFEKENITEPPRGCVGNTNIWKTGPLFKRVLMSSKYPEGLTGRVEFNDDGDRKYAHYSILNYQKSRLIQVGIYNGTQVVMNNQRKIIWPGGETEKPQGFQMSTRLKIVTIHQEPFVYVKPTMPDGTCKEEMTLNGVLIKKVICTGPNETIPGRPIVPQCCYGFCIDLLIKLAMTMNFTYEVHLVADGKFGTQERVNNSNKKEWNGMMGELLGGLADMIVAPLTINNERAQYIEFSKPFKYQGLTILVKKEIPRSTLDSFMQPFQSTLWLLVGLSVHVVAVMLYLLDRFSPFGRFKVNSEEEEEDALTLSSAMWFSWGVLLNSGIGEGAPRSFSARILGMVWAGFAMIIVASYTANLAAFLVLDRPEERITGINDPRLRNPSDKFIYATVKQSSVDIYFRRQVELSTMYRHMEKHNYESAAEAIQAVRDNKLHAFIWDSAVLEFEASQKCDLVTTGELFFRSGFGIGMRKDSPWKQNVSLAILSSHENGFMEDLDKTWVRYQECDSRSNAPATLTFENMAGVFMLVAGGIAAGIFLIFIEIAYKRHKDARRKQMQLAFAAVNVWRKNLQQYPPTDITGQLNLSDPSVSTVV; from the exons ATGCGTCTGTTTCTGCTGGCGGTGCTCTTCTCGTGCTCCTGCGCGCGGGCCGGCTGCGAGCCGAAGATCGTGAACATCGGGGCCGTCCTGAGCCAGAAGAGATACGAGCAGGTCTTTAAAGATGCCGTGACCCAGGCCAACCAGGTCTACGGCAGGGACAAATTCAAGCTGACCGCCATCTCCGTAACGCATAAACCTAACGCCATCCAGATGGCTCTCTCCGTCTGCGAGGACCTCATCTCCAGTCAG gtcTATGCTATCCTGGTGAGTCACCCTCCCCAGTCCAATGACCACCTCACTCCGACGCCTGTCTCCTACACTGCAGGCTTCTACCGCATCCCTGTGGTGGGTCTCACCACCCGCATGTCCATCTACTCAGACAAG AGTATCCACCTGTCCTTTCTGCGGACAGTCCCTCCCTACTCCCACCAGGCGCACGTGTGGTTCGACCTGATGCGCGAGTTCAACTGGAACCACATCATCCTGATAGTGAGCGACGACCACGAGGGGCGGGCTGCTCAAAAGAGGCTCGAGACCCTCttggaggagagagaaacaaag aataaaaaaaggaaCTATGAAAACCTCGACCAACTGTCCTATGACAACAAGCGAGGACCTAAG GCAGAGAAAGTCCTCCAGTTCAGCCAGGAGACTAACTTAACTGCCCTGCTACTGGAGGCGAAAGAGCTGGAGGCCCGAGTCATCATCCTGTCCGCCAG TGAggaagatgctgctgcagtgtaCAAGGCTGCCCGCTTCCTCAACATGACGGGCTCAGGCTACGTGTGGCTGGTGGGCGAGCGGGAGATGTCGGGTAAAGCCCTGAGCGAGGCGCCAGACG GTCTGATTGGCCTCCAGCTCATCAACGGGAAGAATGAGTCAGCCCATATCAATGATGCAGTGGCTGTGGTGGCTCAGTCCATCCAGGAGCTCTTTGAGAAGGAGAATATCACAGAACCCCCAAGAGGATGTGTAGGCAACACCAACATCTGGAAAACAGGACCCCTCTTCAAACG GGTGTTGATGTCATCTAAATACCCAGAGGGCCTCACTGGACGTGTGGAGTTCAATGATGACGGAGACAGGAAGTACGCCCACTACAGTATTCTCAACTACCAGAAGAGTCGACTCATTCAAGTCGGCATATACAATGGAACACAG GTGGTAATGAACAATCAGCGGAAGATCATCTGGCCCGGAGGAGAGACTGAAAAACCGCAGGGCTTCCAGATGTCCACTCGATTAAAG ATAGTGACGATACACCAGGAGCCATTTGTGTATGTCAAACCAACTATGCCGGACGGAACGTGCAAGGAGGAAATGACATTAAATGGAGTCTTAATTAAAAAGGTTATCTGCACTGGGCCCAATGAGACCATCCCAG GACGCCCAATTGTACCGCAGTGTTGTTATGGATTCTGTATTGATCTCCTGATCAAGTTGGCTATGACCATGAACTTTACCTATGAGGTTCACCTGGTGGCTGATGGGAAATTTGGAACACAGGAGCGG GTGAACAACAGTAACAAGAAAGAGTGGAATGGCATGATGGGAGAGCTCCTGGGGGGCCTGGCTGACATGATTGTAGCCCCGCTGACTATAAACAACGAACGAGCCCAGTACATCGAGTTCTCCAAACCCTTTAAATATCAAGGTCTCACCATCCTTGTCAAAAAG GAAATCCCTCGCAGTACACTGGACTCGTTCATGCAGCCGTTCCAAAGCACGCTGTGGCTGCTGGTGGGTCTTTCGGTGCATGTGGTGGCGGTGATGCTTTACCTACTAGACCGGTTCAG CCCGTTTGGAAGATTTAAAGtaaacagtgaagaagaagaagaagatgccCTCACCTTATCATCTGCTATGTGGTTCTCCTGGGGAGTGTTGCTGAACTCTGGAATAGGAGAAG GTGCCCCGCGCAGCTTCTCAGCGAGAATCCTGGGTATGGTGTGGGCCGGCTTTGCCATGATCATTGTGGCATCTTATACTGCCAACCTGGCTGCCTTCCTGGTGTTGGACCGGCCTGAGGAGCGCATCACCGGCATCAATGACCCAAGG CTGAGAAACCCATCGGACAAGTTCATCTATGCCACAGTGAAGCAGAGTTCTGTGGACATCTACTTCCGGCGGCAGGTGGAGCTTAGCACCATGTACCGCCACATGGAGAAGCACAACTATGAGAGTGCCGCCGAGGCTATCCAGGCTGTGCGTGACAA CAAGCTGCATGCTTTCATCTGGGACTCTGCGGTGCTGGAGTTTGAAGCCTCGCAGAAGTGCGACCTGGTGACCACGGGAGAGCTGTTTTTCCGTTCGGGCTTTGGCATAGGCATGCGCAAGGACAGCCCCTGGAAACAGAATGTGTCCCTGGCCATTCTCAG TTCTCATGAGAACGGCTTCATGGAAGACCTAGATAAAACCTGGGTGAGATACCAGGAGTGTGACTCGAGGAGCAATGCCCCAGCCACACTCACCTTTGAAAACATGGCAG GGGTCTTCATGCTGGTGGCTGGAGGCATAGCAGCAGGGATCTTCCTCATCTTCATTGAAATCGCCTATAAGCGCCATAAAGACGCCCGCAGGAAGCAGATGCAGCTGGCCTTTGCGGCCGTCAATGTCTGGAGGAAGAACCTGCAG CAGTACCCACCCACTGACATCACGGGCCAACTCAACTTGTCTGACCCGTCTGTCAGCACTGTGGTgtaa
- the grin1a gene encoding glutamate receptor ionotropic, NMDA 1a isoform X3, which translates to MRLFLLAVLFSCSCARAGCEPKIVNIGAVLSQKRYEQVFKDAVTQANQVYGRDKFKLTAISVTHKPNAIQMALSVCEDLISSQVYAILVSHPPQSNDHLTPTPVSYTAGFYRIPVVGLTTRMSIYSDKSIHLSFLRTVPPYSHQAHVWFDLMREFNWNHIILIVSDDHEGRAAQKRLETLLEERETKAEKVLQFSQETNLTALLLEAKELEARVIILSASEEDAAAVYKAARFLNMTGSGYVWLVGEREMSGKALSEAPDGLIGLQLINGKNESAHINDAVAVVAQSIQELFEKENITEPPRGCVGNTNIWKTGPLFKRVLMSSKYPEGLTGRVEFNDDGDRKYAHYSILNYQKSRLIQVGIYNGTQVVMNNQRKIIWPGGETEKPQGFQMSTRLKIVTIHQEPFVYVKPTMPDGTCKEEMTLNGVLIKKVICTGPNETIPGNTSGRPIVPQCCYGFCIDLLIKLAMTMNFTYEVHLVADGKFGTQERVNNSNKKEWNGMMGELLGGLADMIVAPLTINNERAQYIEFSKPFKYQGLTILVKKEIPRSTLDSFMQPFQSTLWLLVGLSVHVVAVMLYLLDRFSPFGRFKVNSEEEEEDALTLSSAMWFSWGVLLNSGIGEGAPRSFSARILGMVWAGFAMIIVASYTANLAAFLVLDRPEERITGINDPRLRNPSDKFIYATVKQSSVDIYFRRQVELSTMYRHMEKHNYESAAEAIQAVRDNKLHAFIWDSAVLEFEASQKCDLVTTGELFFRSGFGIGMRKDSPWKQNVSLAILSSHENGFMEDLDKTWVRYQECDSRSNAPATLTFENMAGVFMLVAGGIAAGIFLIFIEIAYKRHKDARRKQMQLAFAAVNVWRKNLQPSSSLETQDDRKSGRAEPDPKKKASFRSISTTLASSIKRRRSSKDTQYPPTDITGQLNLSDPSVSTVV; encoded by the exons ATGCGTCTGTTTCTGCTGGCGGTGCTCTTCTCGTGCTCCTGCGCGCGGGCCGGCTGCGAGCCGAAGATCGTGAACATCGGGGCCGTCCTGAGCCAGAAGAGATACGAGCAGGTCTTTAAAGATGCCGTGACCCAGGCCAACCAGGTCTACGGCAGGGACAAATTCAAGCTGACCGCCATCTCCGTAACGCATAAACCTAACGCCATCCAGATGGCTCTCTCCGTCTGCGAGGACCTCATCTCCAGTCAG gtcTATGCTATCCTGGTGAGTCACCCTCCCCAGTCCAATGACCACCTCACTCCGACGCCTGTCTCCTACACTGCAGGCTTCTACCGCATCCCTGTGGTGGGTCTCACCACCCGCATGTCCATCTACTCAGACAAG AGTATCCACCTGTCCTTTCTGCGGACAGTCCCTCCCTACTCCCACCAGGCGCACGTGTGGTTCGACCTGATGCGCGAGTTCAACTGGAACCACATCATCCTGATAGTGAGCGACGACCACGAGGGGCGGGCTGCTCAAAAGAGGCTCGAGACCCTCttggaggagagagaaacaaag GCAGAGAAAGTCCTCCAGTTCAGCCAGGAGACTAACTTAACTGCCCTGCTACTGGAGGCGAAAGAGCTGGAGGCCCGAGTCATCATCCTGTCCGCCAG TGAggaagatgctgctgcagtgtaCAAGGCTGCCCGCTTCCTCAACATGACGGGCTCAGGCTACGTGTGGCTGGTGGGCGAGCGGGAGATGTCGGGTAAAGCCCTGAGCGAGGCGCCAGACG GTCTGATTGGCCTCCAGCTCATCAACGGGAAGAATGAGTCAGCCCATATCAATGATGCAGTGGCTGTGGTGGCTCAGTCCATCCAGGAGCTCTTTGAGAAGGAGAATATCACAGAACCCCCAAGAGGATGTGTAGGCAACACCAACATCTGGAAAACAGGACCCCTCTTCAAACG GGTGTTGATGTCATCTAAATACCCAGAGGGCCTCACTGGACGTGTGGAGTTCAATGATGACGGAGACAGGAAGTACGCCCACTACAGTATTCTCAACTACCAGAAGAGTCGACTCATTCAAGTCGGCATATACAATGGAACACAG GTGGTAATGAACAATCAGCGGAAGATCATCTGGCCCGGAGGAGAGACTGAAAAACCGCAGGGCTTCCAGATGTCCACTCGATTAAAG ATAGTGACGATACACCAGGAGCCATTTGTGTATGTCAAACCAACTATGCCGGACGGAACGTGCAAGGAGGAAATGACATTAAATGGAGTCTTAATTAAAAAGGTTATCTGCACTGGGCCCAATGAGACCATCCCAGGTAACACATCAG GACGCCCAATTGTACCGCAGTGTTGTTATGGATTCTGTATTGATCTCCTGATCAAGTTGGCTATGACCATGAACTTTACCTATGAGGTTCACCTGGTGGCTGATGGGAAATTTGGAACACAGGAGCGG GTGAACAACAGTAACAAGAAAGAGTGGAATGGCATGATGGGAGAGCTCCTGGGGGGCCTGGCTGACATGATTGTAGCCCCGCTGACTATAAACAACGAACGAGCCCAGTACATCGAGTTCTCCAAACCCTTTAAATATCAAGGTCTCACCATCCTTGTCAAAAAG GAAATCCCTCGCAGTACACTGGACTCGTTCATGCAGCCGTTCCAAAGCACGCTGTGGCTGCTGGTGGGTCTTTCGGTGCATGTGGTGGCGGTGATGCTTTACCTACTAGACCGGTTCAG CCCGTTTGGAAGATTTAAAGtaaacagtgaagaagaagaagaagatgccCTCACCTTATCATCTGCTATGTGGTTCTCCTGGGGAGTGTTGCTGAACTCTGGAATAGGAGAAG GTGCCCCGCGCAGCTTCTCAGCGAGAATCCTGGGTATGGTGTGGGCCGGCTTTGCCATGATCATTGTGGCATCTTATACTGCCAACCTGGCTGCCTTCCTGGTGTTGGACCGGCCTGAGGAGCGCATCACCGGCATCAATGACCCAAGG CTGAGAAACCCATCGGACAAGTTCATCTATGCCACAGTGAAGCAGAGTTCTGTGGACATCTACTTCCGGCGGCAGGTGGAGCTTAGCACCATGTACCGCCACATGGAGAAGCACAACTATGAGAGTGCCGCCGAGGCTATCCAGGCTGTGCGTGACAA CAAGCTGCATGCTTTCATCTGGGACTCTGCGGTGCTGGAGTTTGAAGCCTCGCAGAAGTGCGACCTGGTGACCACGGGAGAGCTGTTTTTCCGTTCGGGCTTTGGCATAGGCATGCGCAAGGACAGCCCCTGGAAACAGAATGTGTCCCTGGCCATTCTCAG TTCTCATGAGAACGGCTTCATGGAAGACCTAGATAAAACCTGGGTGAGATACCAGGAGTGTGACTCGAGGAGCAATGCCCCAGCCACACTCACCTTTGAAAACATGGCAG GGGTCTTCATGCTGGTGGCTGGAGGCATAGCAGCAGGGATCTTCCTCATCTTCATTGAAATCGCCTATAAGCGCCATAAAGACGCCCGCAGGAAGCAGATGCAGCTGGCCTTTGCGGCCGTCAATGTCTGGAGGAAGAACCTGCAG CCCTCTTCCTCTCTAGAGACTCAGGAT gatAGGAAAAGTGGTAGAGCAGAGCCCGACCCCAAAAAGAAAGCCTCTTTTAGGTCCATCAGTACcaccctggcctccagcatcAAGAGACGTAGGTCCTCCAAAGACACG CAGTACCCACCCACTGACATCACGGGCCAACTCAACTTGTCTGACCCGTCTGTCAGCACTGTGGTgtaa
- the grin1a gene encoding glutamate receptor ionotropic, NMDA 1a isoform X4, with amino-acid sequence MRLFLLAVLFSCSCARAGCEPKIVNIGAVLSQKRYEQVFKDAVTQANQVYGRDKFKLTAISVTHKPNAIQMALSVCEDLISSQVYAILVSHPPQSNDHLTPTPVSYTAGFYRIPVVGLTTRMSIYSDKSIHLSFLRTVPPYSHQAHVWFDLMREFNWNHIILIVSDDHEGRAAQKRLETLLEERETKAEKVLQFSQETNLTALLLEAKELEARVIILSASEEDAAAVYKAARFLNMTGSGYVWLVGEREMSGKALSEAPDGLIGLQLINGKNESAHINDAVAVVAQSIQELFEKENITEPPRGCVGNTNIWKTGPLFKRVLMSSKYPEGLTGRVEFNDDGDRKYAHYSILNYQKSRLIQVGIYNGTQVVMNNQRKIIWPGGETEKPQGFQMSTRLKIVTIHQEPFVYVKPTMPDGTCKEEMTLNGVLIKKVICTGPNETIPGRPIVPQCCYGFCIDLLIKLAMTMNFTYEVHLVADGKFGTQERVNNSNKKEWNGMMGELLGGLADMIVAPLTINNERAQYIEFSKPFKYQGLTILVKKEIPRSTLDSFMQPFQSTLWLLVGLSVHVVAVMLYLLDRFSPFGRFKVNSEEEEEDALTLSSAMWFSWGVLLNSGIGEGAPRSFSARILGMVWAGFAMIIVASYTANLAAFLVLDRPEERITGINDPRLRNPSDKFIYATVKQSSVDIYFRRQVELSTMYRHMEKHNYESAAEAIQAVRDNKLHAFIWDSAVLEFEASQKCDLVTTGELFFRSGFGIGMRKDSPWKQNVSLAILSSHENGFMEDLDKTWVRYQECDSRSNAPATLTFENMAGVFMLVAGGIAAGIFLIFIEIAYKRHKDARRKQMQLAFAAVNVWRKNLQPSSSLETQDDRKSGRAEPDPKKKASFRSISTTLASSIKRRRSSKDTQYPPTDITGQLNLSDPSVSTVV; translated from the exons ATGCGTCTGTTTCTGCTGGCGGTGCTCTTCTCGTGCTCCTGCGCGCGGGCCGGCTGCGAGCCGAAGATCGTGAACATCGGGGCCGTCCTGAGCCAGAAGAGATACGAGCAGGTCTTTAAAGATGCCGTGACCCAGGCCAACCAGGTCTACGGCAGGGACAAATTCAAGCTGACCGCCATCTCCGTAACGCATAAACCTAACGCCATCCAGATGGCTCTCTCCGTCTGCGAGGACCTCATCTCCAGTCAG gtcTATGCTATCCTGGTGAGTCACCCTCCCCAGTCCAATGACCACCTCACTCCGACGCCTGTCTCCTACACTGCAGGCTTCTACCGCATCCCTGTGGTGGGTCTCACCACCCGCATGTCCATCTACTCAGACAAG AGTATCCACCTGTCCTTTCTGCGGACAGTCCCTCCCTACTCCCACCAGGCGCACGTGTGGTTCGACCTGATGCGCGAGTTCAACTGGAACCACATCATCCTGATAGTGAGCGACGACCACGAGGGGCGGGCTGCTCAAAAGAGGCTCGAGACCCTCttggaggagagagaaacaaag GCAGAGAAAGTCCTCCAGTTCAGCCAGGAGACTAACTTAACTGCCCTGCTACTGGAGGCGAAAGAGCTGGAGGCCCGAGTCATCATCCTGTCCGCCAG TGAggaagatgctgctgcagtgtaCAAGGCTGCCCGCTTCCTCAACATGACGGGCTCAGGCTACGTGTGGCTGGTGGGCGAGCGGGAGATGTCGGGTAAAGCCCTGAGCGAGGCGCCAGACG GTCTGATTGGCCTCCAGCTCATCAACGGGAAGAATGAGTCAGCCCATATCAATGATGCAGTGGCTGTGGTGGCTCAGTCCATCCAGGAGCTCTTTGAGAAGGAGAATATCACAGAACCCCCAAGAGGATGTGTAGGCAACACCAACATCTGGAAAACAGGACCCCTCTTCAAACG GGTGTTGATGTCATCTAAATACCCAGAGGGCCTCACTGGACGTGTGGAGTTCAATGATGACGGAGACAGGAAGTACGCCCACTACAGTATTCTCAACTACCAGAAGAGTCGACTCATTCAAGTCGGCATATACAATGGAACACAG GTGGTAATGAACAATCAGCGGAAGATCATCTGGCCCGGAGGAGAGACTGAAAAACCGCAGGGCTTCCAGATGTCCACTCGATTAAAG ATAGTGACGATACACCAGGAGCCATTTGTGTATGTCAAACCAACTATGCCGGACGGAACGTGCAAGGAGGAAATGACATTAAATGGAGTCTTAATTAAAAAGGTTATCTGCACTGGGCCCAATGAGACCATCCCAG GACGCCCAATTGTACCGCAGTGTTGTTATGGATTCTGTATTGATCTCCTGATCAAGTTGGCTATGACCATGAACTTTACCTATGAGGTTCACCTGGTGGCTGATGGGAAATTTGGAACACAGGAGCGG GTGAACAACAGTAACAAGAAAGAGTGGAATGGCATGATGGGAGAGCTCCTGGGGGGCCTGGCTGACATGATTGTAGCCCCGCTGACTATAAACAACGAACGAGCCCAGTACATCGAGTTCTCCAAACCCTTTAAATATCAAGGTCTCACCATCCTTGTCAAAAAG GAAATCCCTCGCAGTACACTGGACTCGTTCATGCAGCCGTTCCAAAGCACGCTGTGGCTGCTGGTGGGTCTTTCGGTGCATGTGGTGGCGGTGATGCTTTACCTACTAGACCGGTTCAG CCCGTTTGGAAGATTTAAAGtaaacagtgaagaagaagaagaagatgccCTCACCTTATCATCTGCTATGTGGTTCTCCTGGGGAGTGTTGCTGAACTCTGGAATAGGAGAAG GTGCCCCGCGCAGCTTCTCAGCGAGAATCCTGGGTATGGTGTGGGCCGGCTTTGCCATGATCATTGTGGCATCTTATACTGCCAACCTGGCTGCCTTCCTGGTGTTGGACCGGCCTGAGGAGCGCATCACCGGCATCAATGACCCAAGG CTGAGAAACCCATCGGACAAGTTCATCTATGCCACAGTGAAGCAGAGTTCTGTGGACATCTACTTCCGGCGGCAGGTGGAGCTTAGCACCATGTACCGCCACATGGAGAAGCACAACTATGAGAGTGCCGCCGAGGCTATCCAGGCTGTGCGTGACAA CAAGCTGCATGCTTTCATCTGGGACTCTGCGGTGCTGGAGTTTGAAGCCTCGCAGAAGTGCGACCTGGTGACCACGGGAGAGCTGTTTTTCCGTTCGGGCTTTGGCATAGGCATGCGCAAGGACAGCCCCTGGAAACAGAATGTGTCCCTGGCCATTCTCAG TTCTCATGAGAACGGCTTCATGGAAGACCTAGATAAAACCTGGGTGAGATACCAGGAGTGTGACTCGAGGAGCAATGCCCCAGCCACACTCACCTTTGAAAACATGGCAG GGGTCTTCATGCTGGTGGCTGGAGGCATAGCAGCAGGGATCTTCCTCATCTTCATTGAAATCGCCTATAAGCGCCATAAAGACGCCCGCAGGAAGCAGATGCAGCTGGCCTTTGCGGCCGTCAATGTCTGGAGGAAGAACCTGCAG CCCTCTTCCTCTCTAGAGACTCAGGAT gatAGGAAAAGTGGTAGAGCAGAGCCCGACCCCAAAAAGAAAGCCTCTTTTAGGTCCATCAGTACcaccctggcctccagcatcAAGAGACGTAGGTCCTCCAAAGACACG CAGTACCCACCCACTGACATCACGGGCCAACTCAACTTGTCTGACCCGTCTGTCAGCACTGTGGTgtaa
- the grin1a gene encoding glutamate receptor ionotropic, NMDA 1a isoform X7 gives MRLFLLAVLFSCSCARAGCEPKIVNIGAVLSQKRYEQVFKDAVTQANQVYGRDKFKLTAISVTHKPNAIQMALSVCEDLISSQVYAILVSHPPQSNDHLTPTPVSYTAGFYRIPVVGLTTRMSIYSDKSIHLSFLRTVPPYSHQAHVWFDLMREFNWNHIILIVSDDHEGRAAQKRLETLLEERETKAEKVLQFSQETNLTALLLEAKELEARVIILSASEEDAAAVYKAARFLNMTGSGYVWLVGEREMSGKALSEAPDGLIGLQLINGKNESAHINDAVAVVAQSIQELFEKENITEPPRGCVGNTNIWKTGPLFKRVLMSSKYPEGLTGRVEFNDDGDRKYAHYSILNYQKSRLIQVGIYNGTQVVMNNQRKIIWPGGETEKPQGFQMSTRLKIVTIHQEPFVYVKPTMPDGTCKEEMTLNGVLIKKVICTGPNETIPGRPIVPQCCYGFCIDLLIKLAMTMNFTYEVHLVADGKFGTQERVNNSNKKEWNGMMGELLGGLADMIVAPLTINNERAQYIEFSKPFKYQGLTILVKKEIPRSTLDSFMQPFQSTLWLLVGLSVHVVAVMLYLLDRFSPFGRFKVNSEEEEEDALTLSSAMWFSWGVLLNSGIGEGAPRSFSARILGMVWAGFAMIIVASYTANLAAFLVLDRPEERITGINDPRLRNPSDKFIYATVKQSSVDIYFRRQVELSTMYRHMEKHNYESAAEAIQAVRDNKLHAFIWDSAVLEFEASQKCDLVTTGELFFRSGFGIGMRKDSPWKQNVSLAILSSHENGFMEDLDKTWVRYQECDSRSNAPATLTFENMAGVFMLVAGGIAAGIFLIFIEIAYKRHKDARRKQMQLAFAAVNVWRKNLQQYPPTDITGQLNLSDPSVSTVV, from the exons ATGCGTCTGTTTCTGCTGGCGGTGCTCTTCTCGTGCTCCTGCGCGCGGGCCGGCTGCGAGCCGAAGATCGTGAACATCGGGGCCGTCCTGAGCCAGAAGAGATACGAGCAGGTCTTTAAAGATGCCGTGACCCAGGCCAACCAGGTCTACGGCAGGGACAAATTCAAGCTGACCGCCATCTCCGTAACGCATAAACCTAACGCCATCCAGATGGCTCTCTCCGTCTGCGAGGACCTCATCTCCAGTCAG gtcTATGCTATCCTGGTGAGTCACCCTCCCCAGTCCAATGACCACCTCACTCCGACGCCTGTCTCCTACACTGCAGGCTTCTACCGCATCCCTGTGGTGGGTCTCACCACCCGCATGTCCATCTACTCAGACAAG AGTATCCACCTGTCCTTTCTGCGGACAGTCCCTCCCTACTCCCACCAGGCGCACGTGTGGTTCGACCTGATGCGCGAGTTCAACTGGAACCACATCATCCTGATAGTGAGCGACGACCACGAGGGGCGGGCTGCTCAAAAGAGGCTCGAGACCCTCttggaggagagagaaacaaag GCAGAGAAAGTCCTCCAGTTCAGCCAGGAGACTAACTTAACTGCCCTGCTACTGGAGGCGAAAGAGCTGGAGGCCCGAGTCATCATCCTGTCCGCCAG TGAggaagatgctgctgcagtgtaCAAGGCTGCCCGCTTCCTCAACATGACGGGCTCAGGCTACGTGTGGCTGGTGGGCGAGCGGGAGATGTCGGGTAAAGCCCTGAGCGAGGCGCCAGACG GTCTGATTGGCCTCCAGCTCATCAACGGGAAGAATGAGTCAGCCCATATCAATGATGCAGTGGCTGTGGTGGCTCAGTCCATCCAGGAGCTCTTTGAGAAGGAGAATATCACAGAACCCCCAAGAGGATGTGTAGGCAACACCAACATCTGGAAAACAGGACCCCTCTTCAAACG GGTGTTGATGTCATCTAAATACCCAGAGGGCCTCACTGGACGTGTGGAGTTCAATGATGACGGAGACAGGAAGTACGCCCACTACAGTATTCTCAACTACCAGAAGAGTCGACTCATTCAAGTCGGCATATACAATGGAACACAG GTGGTAATGAACAATCAGCGGAAGATCATCTGGCCCGGAGGAGAGACTGAAAAACCGCAGGGCTTCCAGATGTCCACTCGATTAAAG ATAGTGACGATACACCAGGAGCCATTTGTGTATGTCAAACCAACTATGCCGGACGGAACGTGCAAGGAGGAAATGACATTAAATGGAGTCTTAATTAAAAAGGTTATCTGCACTGGGCCCAATGAGACCATCCCAG GACGCCCAATTGTACCGCAGTGTTGTTATGGATTCTGTATTGATCTCCTGATCAAGTTGGCTATGACCATGAACTTTACCTATGAGGTTCACCTGGTGGCTGATGGGAAATTTGGAACACAGGAGCGG GTGAACAACAGTAACAAGAAAGAGTGGAATGGCATGATGGGAGAGCTCCTGGGGGGCCTGGCTGACATGATTGTAGCCCCGCTGACTATAAACAACGAACGAGCCCAGTACATCGAGTTCTCCAAACCCTTTAAATATCAAGGTCTCACCATCCTTGTCAAAAAG GAAATCCCTCGCAGTACACTGGACTCGTTCATGCAGCCGTTCCAAAGCACGCTGTGGCTGCTGGTGGGTCTTTCGGTGCATGTGGTGGCGGTGATGCTTTACCTACTAGACCGGTTCAG CCCGTTTGGAAGATTTAAAGtaaacagtgaagaagaagaagaagatgccCTCACCTTATCATCTGCTATGTGGTTCTCCTGGGGAGTGTTGCTGAACTCTGGAATAGGAGAAG GTGCCCCGCGCAGCTTCTCAGCGAGAATCCTGGGTATGGTGTGGGCCGGCTTTGCCATGATCATTGTGGCATCTTATACTGCCAACCTGGCTGCCTTCCTGGTGTTGGACCGGCCTGAGGAGCGCATCACCGGCATCAATGACCCAAGG CTGAGAAACCCATCGGACAAGTTCATCTATGCCACAGTGAAGCAGAGTTCTGTGGACATCTACTTCCGGCGGCAGGTGGAGCTTAGCACCATGTACCGCCACATGGAGAAGCACAACTATGAGAGTGCCGCCGAGGCTATCCAGGCTGTGCGTGACAA CAAGCTGCATGCTTTCATCTGGGACTCTGCGGTGCTGGAGTTTGAAGCCTCGCAGAAGTGCGACCTGGTGACCACGGGAGAGCTGTTTTTCCGTTCGGGCTTTGGCATAGGCATGCGCAAGGACAGCCCCTGGAAACAGAATGTGTCCCTGGCCATTCTCAG TTCTCATGAGAACGGCTTCATGGAAGACCTAGATAAAACCTGGGTGAGATACCAGGAGTGTGACTCGAGGAGCAATGCCCCAGCCACACTCACCTTTGAAAACATGGCAG GGGTCTTCATGCTGGTGGCTGGAGGCATAGCAGCAGGGATCTTCCTCATCTTCATTGAAATCGCCTATAAGCGCCATAAAGACGCCCGCAGGAAGCAGATGCAGCTGGCCTTTGCGGCCGTCAATGTCTGGAGGAAGAACCTGCAG CAGTACCCACCCACTGACATCACGGGCCAACTCAACTTGTCTGACCCGTCTGTCAGCACTGTGGTgtaa